In the Acropora muricata isolate sample 2 chromosome 10, ASM3666990v1, whole genome shotgun sequence genome, one interval contains:
- the LOC136930866 gene encoding 4-trimethylaminobutyraldehyde dehydrogenase A-like isoform X1 yields the protein MLSKVTKNFPACHFRQFSFLVCAIRKFSGIDNKTCQALNFIDGRRVEPASNEDEGKICIMEPASGKILCETQGSGKPEVDKAVQSARKAFTSWSAMSGMERGKVLREAAKIIRARVNELATVEVTDNGKPFHEAVWDIEGCADVIDYYSGLAPTISGKHIQLPNANFAYTRREPLGVVAGIGAWNYPFQICTWKSTPALACGNTIVFKPSPLTPLTAVLIAEIFFEAGLPSGALNIVQGGGVTGHLLSSHPGVDKVSFTGSVPTGKKVMADASRGVKHVTLELGGKSPLLIFADADMENAVKGAMMANFLTQGEVCSNGTRVFVEKSILNIFLDKLVERTKRIKVGDPMDPSTQMGALISDHHLEKVLEFVEVGRKEGAKVLCGGERLKLDDPRLINGFFMSPCVMSDCSDDMTVVKEEIFGPVMTVLSFDTEEEAISRANSTDFGLSAGVFTRDLTRAHRVIAQLQAGSCWINNYNLNPVEVPFGGYKMSGVGRELGEDTIDYYTQVKSVYVEMGDVESPF from the exons ATGCTATCAAAAGTTACTAAAAATTTTCCTGCGTGTCATTTCAgacaattttctttcctcgtttGCGCCATTCGAAAGTTTTCGGGCATTGATAACAAAACCTGTCAGGCGTTGAATTTCATTGATGGTCGTCGAGTAGAGCCAGCCAGCAATGAAGACGAAGGGAAAATTTGCATCATGGAACCAGCTAGTGGAAAGATCCTTTGCGAAACACAAGGGTCGGGGAAACCAGAGGTGGATAAAGCTGTCCAGTCCGCGAGAAAAGCTTTCACCTCATGGTCAGCCATGTCGGGGATGGAGAGGGGCAAGGTCCTTCGCGAGGCGGCCAAGATTATCAGAGCTAGGGTGAATGAATTAGCCACTGTTGAGGTCACCGACAATG GGAAGCCATTCCATGAAGCTGTTTGGGATATTGAGGGGTGCGCAGATGTGATTGACTACTACTCTGGACTTGCACCAACAATCAGTGGAAAACACATACAGCTTCCCAATGCCAACTTTGCATACACAAGAAGGGAACCTTTGGGTGTGGTAGCAG GTATAGGTGCTTGGAACTACCCTTTTCAAATTTGTACCTGGAAGTCAACTCCTGCTCTAGCCTGCGGAAATACAATAGTCTTCAAGCCTTCTCCACTCACCCCTTTAACAGCTGTCTTGATTGCGGAAATCTTTTTCGAAGCAGGGCTTCCTAGTGGTGCCTTGAACATTGTTCAGGGGGGAGGTGTAACTGGTCATTTATTGTCATCGCATCCTGGTGTTGATAAAGTGTCTTTTACTGGATCTGTACCCACTGGGAAAAAG GTCATGGCAGATGCCTCTCGTGGTGTAAAACATGTCACCCTTGAACTGGGAGGGAAGTCCCCTCTTCTGATCTTTGCTGATGCAGATATGGAAAATGCTGTTAAGGGAGCTATGATGGCCAACTTCCTAACACAAGGAGAG GTTTGTTCAAATGGAACACGAGTTTTTGTGGAAAAGAGTATTTTGAACATATTCCTTGACAAGTTGGTGGAGCGCACCAAACGGATCAAAGTGGGTGATCCCATGGACCCAAGCACTCAGATGGGTGCCTTGATCTCAGATCATCATCTCGAAAAGGTGTTGGAATTTGTTGAGGTGGGCCGCAAGGAG GGTGCAAAAGTTCTGTGCGGTGGTGAGCGTCTAAAGCTTGATGATCCTAGACTGATTAATGGGTTTTTCATGTCACCATGTGTCATGTCTGACTGCTCAGATGATATGACAGTGGTCAAGGAGGAGATATTTGGTCCTGTCATGACCGTGTTGTCATTCGATACTGAAGAAGAAGCCATATCAAGAGCGAATTCCACTGATTTCGGACTTTCAGCGGGGGTGTTTACCAG AGACTTAACTCGCGCTCATCGCGTTATCGCTCAACTCCAAGCGGGATCTTGCTggatcaataattataatttaaacCCTGTCGAGGTTCCCTTTGGAGGCTACAAGATGTCCGGCGTGGGGCGCGAACTGGGTGAAGATACCATTGACTATTATACGCAGGTCAAGTCGGTTTATGTGGAAATGGGAGATGTGGAGTCACCTTTCTAA
- the LOC136930866 gene encoding 4-trimethylaminobutyraldehyde dehydrogenase A-like isoform X2: MVPKQFSFLVCAIRKFSGIDNKTCQALNFIDGRRVEPASNEDEGKICIMEPASGKILCETQGSGKPEVDKAVQSARKAFTSWSAMSGMERGKVLREAAKIIRARVNELATVEVTDNGKPFHEAVWDIEGCADVIDYYSGLAPTISGKHIQLPNANFAYTRREPLGVVAGIGAWNYPFQICTWKSTPALACGNTIVFKPSPLTPLTAVLIAEIFFEAGLPSGALNIVQGGGVTGHLLSSHPGVDKVSFTGSVPTGKKVMADASRGVKHVTLELGGKSPLLIFADADMENAVKGAMMANFLTQGEVCSNGTRVFVEKSILNIFLDKLVERTKRIKVGDPMDPSTQMGALISDHHLEKVLEFVEVGRKEGAKVLCGGERLKLDDPRLINGFFMSPCVMSDCSDDMTVVKEEIFGPVMTVLSFDTEEEAISRANSTDFGLSAGVFTRDLTRAHRVIAQLQAGSCWINNYNLNPVEVPFGGYKMSGVGRELGEDTIDYYTQVKSVYVEMGDVESPF; this comes from the exons ATGGTGCCGAA acaattttctttcctcgtttGCGCCATTCGAAAGTTTTCGGGCATTGATAACAAAACCTGTCAGGCGTTGAATTTCATTGATGGTCGTCGAGTAGAGCCAGCCAGCAATGAAGACGAAGGGAAAATTTGCATCATGGAACCAGCTAGTGGAAAGATCCTTTGCGAAACACAAGGGTCGGGGAAACCAGAGGTGGATAAAGCTGTCCAGTCCGCGAGAAAAGCTTTCACCTCATGGTCAGCCATGTCGGGGATGGAGAGGGGCAAGGTCCTTCGCGAGGCGGCCAAGATTATCAGAGCTAGGGTGAATGAATTAGCCACTGTTGAGGTCACCGACAATG GGAAGCCATTCCATGAAGCTGTTTGGGATATTGAGGGGTGCGCAGATGTGATTGACTACTACTCTGGACTTGCACCAACAATCAGTGGAAAACACATACAGCTTCCCAATGCCAACTTTGCATACACAAGAAGGGAACCTTTGGGTGTGGTAGCAG GTATAGGTGCTTGGAACTACCCTTTTCAAATTTGTACCTGGAAGTCAACTCCTGCTCTAGCCTGCGGAAATACAATAGTCTTCAAGCCTTCTCCACTCACCCCTTTAACAGCTGTCTTGATTGCGGAAATCTTTTTCGAAGCAGGGCTTCCTAGTGGTGCCTTGAACATTGTTCAGGGGGGAGGTGTAACTGGTCATTTATTGTCATCGCATCCTGGTGTTGATAAAGTGTCTTTTACTGGATCTGTACCCACTGGGAAAAAG GTCATGGCAGATGCCTCTCGTGGTGTAAAACATGTCACCCTTGAACTGGGAGGGAAGTCCCCTCTTCTGATCTTTGCTGATGCAGATATGGAAAATGCTGTTAAGGGAGCTATGATGGCCAACTTCCTAACACAAGGAGAG GTTTGTTCAAATGGAACACGAGTTTTTGTGGAAAAGAGTATTTTGAACATATTCCTTGACAAGTTGGTGGAGCGCACCAAACGGATCAAAGTGGGTGATCCCATGGACCCAAGCACTCAGATGGGTGCCTTGATCTCAGATCATCATCTCGAAAAGGTGTTGGAATTTGTTGAGGTGGGCCGCAAGGAG GGTGCAAAAGTTCTGTGCGGTGGTGAGCGTCTAAAGCTTGATGATCCTAGACTGATTAATGGGTTTTTCATGTCACCATGTGTCATGTCTGACTGCTCAGATGATATGACAGTGGTCAAGGAGGAGATATTTGGTCCTGTCATGACCGTGTTGTCATTCGATACTGAAGAAGAAGCCATATCAAGAGCGAATTCCACTGATTTCGGACTTTCAGCGGGGGTGTTTACCAG AGACTTAACTCGCGCTCATCGCGTTATCGCTCAACTCCAAGCGGGATCTTGCTggatcaataattataatttaaacCCTGTCGAGGTTCCCTTTGGAGGCTACAAGATGTCCGGCGTGGGGCGCGAACTGGGTGAAGATACCATTGACTATTATACGCAGGTCAAGTCGGTTTATGTGGAAATGGGAGATGTGGAGTCACCTTTCTAA
- the LOC136930868 gene encoding potassium voltage-gated channel subfamily A member 2-like has protein sequence MLLSPASRRRSLSDTTGSHLIRGYASSTLDPRISCVAVPGKSIERITVNVSGKKYELTYNRLLKFPRSLLARSRQRAHFYDAQRNEFFFDRSRIAFESIYHFYQTAGEFLRPEQLPEELLMKEMEFFGLIYYLSQHERYSITIENAPLHKKTVIPTNPCQRRIWQVFEYPESTFVAQALNTFMLLLIIFSVILLCIETLPEFGDTNMLRSSRNATNDKPKQGRVNKFSNKRGKEKAEAHDRSTSILEKLFLAEAFCIFFFTLELIIRFMVSPTKLRFFRNVLNMVDLLAVVPFYVTLVISTTPDAMQSAYVLRVTRLMRILRFAKIYRYCSAIQIFVQTMQECAGDFVMLSFLILTGTIVFASCGYFFEQEIQSNFVSIPAAGWWALVTMTTIGYGDMIPVTLGGKLCGALCVIAGVIIIAPILPIIGSKFTSIQEKARFKNREHAEYYLNQESTESSEQEENESALDLPSLPSSNPSPRRARSITLQ, from the exons ATGCTTTTGTCACCCGCGTCAAGGCGACGCTCGTTGTCCGATACAACTGGCTCTCATTTGATACGTGGCTATGCGTCATCTACTTTGGATCCTAGAATTAGCTGTGTCGCTGTACCAGGCAAAAGCATTGAAAGAATCACAGTAAACGTCAGTGGGAAAAAGTATGAGCTAACATACAACAGGCTACTGAAATTCCCACGGAGCCTATTGGCTCGCTCAAGGCAAAGAGCACACTTCTACGACGCACAAAGAAACGAATTTTTCTTTGACAGAAGTCGCATAGCCTTTGAGAGCATTTATCACTTTTATCAAACTGCTGGAGAGTTTCTTCGCCCTGAACAACTCCCCGAAGAACTCTTGATGAAAGAAATGGAATTCTTTGGTCTCATATATTACCTTTCTCAACATGAAAGATATTCCATTACAATCGAGAATGCACCGCTTCATAAGAAAACAGTTATTCCTACCAACCCGTGTCAAAGAAGAATCTGGCAGGTCTTTGAATATCCCGAGTCTACCTTtgtggcgcaagctttaaataCTTTTATGctgttattaattattttttcggtcattttactttgcattgaAACTCTACCAGAGTTTGGAGACACAAATATGTTGCGATCCTCGAGGAATGCCACAAATGACAAGCCTAAACAAGGAAGagtaaataaattttcaaacaaaagaggaaaagaaaaggcAGAGGCGCATGATAGGTCAACAAGCATACTTGAAAAGCTTTTCTTAGCTGAGgcattttgcattttcttttttacgcTGGAATTGATAATTCGCTTTATGGTGTCACCTACAAAACTGCGCTTTTTCAGGAACGTTCTAAACATGGTTGACCTTCTCGCTGTTGTACCTTTTTATGTCACTCTTGTGATTTCCACGACTCCGGACGCAATGCAATCGGCCTACGTTTTACGAGTGACGCGATTAATGAGAATTTTGCGATTTGCGAAAATTTATCGTTACTGTTCAGCTATTCAGATATTTGTACAGACCATGCAAGAATGTGCCGGCGATTTTGTGATGCTGAGCTTCTTAATTTTGACAGGAACTATTGTTTTTGCTAGTTGCGGTTACTTTTTCGAGCAAGAAATTCAATCCAATTTTGTGAGCATTCCTGCGGCGGGCTGGTGGGCTTTGGTGACCATGACAACCATTGGATACGGTGATATGATACCCGTTACCTTAG GAGGCAAACTATGTGGAGCATTGTGTGTTATAGCAGGAGTGATCATCATAGCTCCAATATTGCCGATTATAGGATCAAAATTCACCAGTATCCAAGAGAAAGCCAGATTCAAAAACAGAGAGCATGCAGAGTATTATCTCAATCAAGAATCTACTGAGTCGTCGGAACAAGAGGAAAACGAGTCTGCCCTAGATTTGCCTTCATTACCCAGTTCCAATCCTAGTCCTCGACGTGCAAGAAGCATTACTCTTCAATGA
- the LOC136930871 gene encoding protein SLC31A2-like isoform X1, translating into MQMAFFASNIVGPILFEGWKVTNAAGIFGSCIVVIVVAIIHEAIKSYQAHRKKAGKKQDSEAIPLLHNKSHQNHLRHRVDMKDRLKATLLYMFQFLVGYILMLFAMTYSIWLFLAVVLGCGVGYYLANPLMEHCFSQQIEKRGQIESNVTF; encoded by the exons ATGCAG ATGGCATTTTTTGCTTCAAACATTGTTGGTCCAATTTTATTTGAAGGATGGAAGGTGACAAATGCAGCAG GCATCTTTGGATCCTGTATTGTAGTAATTGTGGTTGCTATTATCCACGAAGCAATCAAATCATACCAAGCCCATCGTAAGAAAGCTGGAAAAAAGCAAGACAGTGAAGCAATTCCTCTTCTCCACAACAAATCCCATCAGAATCATCTCAGGCACCG GGTTGATATGAAAGATAGGCTGAAAGCAACTCTTCTCTACATGTTTCAGTTCCTTGTTGGTTATATCTTAATGCTATTTGCTATGACTTACAGTATATGGCTGTTTCTGGCTGTTGTTCTTGGTTGTGGTGTTGGTTATTATCTGGCAAACCCTCTAATGGAACATTGCTTCTCTCAGCAAATAGAAAAAAGAGGTCAAATTGAATCGAATGTGACTTTTTGA
- the LOC136931271 gene encoding high affinity copper uptake protein 1-like encodes MDHHGGHEMATPASNSTESSMMNHHMMMMYFHFSEKAVILFKGWSVENAGGMVASCIGIFILAALYEGLKVSREILKRKYSYVVSVDMPGSKTYSNGQTVITESRGKPPRSRLCNWHHFLQTFLHMLQVTISYFLMLIFMTYNVWLCLAVVLGAGLGYFVFGWKINKVIDIYEHCH; translated from the exons ATGGATCATCACGGAGGACATGAAATGGCGACACCAGCATCTAATAGTACAGAAAGCTCCATGATGAACCACCATATGATGATG atGTACTTTCATTTTAGTGAAAAGGCAGTTATTTTATTTAAAGGGTGGTCAGTGGAGAATGCAGGAG GTATGGTTGCTTCCTGTATTGGAATTTTCATCCTTGCAGCACTCTATGAAGGTCTTAAAGTTTCTCGTGAAATTTTGAAGAGGAAGTACAGTTATGTGGTTAGTGTAGATATGCCAGGAAGTAAAACCTACAGCAATGGGCAGACTGTTATTACAGAATCAAGAGGGAAACCACCAAG GTCCAGACTTTGCAACTGGCATCACTTTCTTCAAACCTTTTTGCATATGCTACAGGTCACGATCAGTTACTTCTTGATGTTGATCTTTATGACATACAATGTGTGGTTGTGTCTTGCTGTTGTTCTAGGGGCTGGCCTaggatattttgtttttggatgGAAGATAAATAAGGTTATTGACATTTATGAACACTGCCACTGA
- the LOC136930871 gene encoding protein SLC31A2-like isoform X2: MAFFASNIVGPILFEGWKVTNAAGIFGSCIVVIVVAIIHEAIKSYQAHRKKAGKKQDSEAIPLLHNKSHQNHLRHRVDMKDRLKATLLYMFQFLVGYILMLFAMTYSIWLFLAVVLGCGVGYYLANPLMEHCFSQQIEKRGQIESNVTF, encoded by the exons ATGGCATTTTTTGCTTCAAACATTGTTGGTCCAATTTTATTTGAAGGATGGAAGGTGACAAATGCAGCAG GCATCTTTGGATCCTGTATTGTAGTAATTGTGGTTGCTATTATCCACGAAGCAATCAAATCATACCAAGCCCATCGTAAGAAAGCTGGAAAAAAGCAAGACAGTGAAGCAATTCCTCTTCTCCACAACAAATCCCATCAGAATCATCTCAGGCACCG GGTTGATATGAAAGATAGGCTGAAAGCAACTCTTCTCTACATGTTTCAGTTCCTTGTTGGTTATATCTTAATGCTATTTGCTATGACTTACAGTATATGGCTGTTTCTGGCTGTTGTTCTTGGTTGTGGTGTTGGTTATTATCTGGCAAACCCTCTAATGGAACATTGCTTCTCTCAGCAAATAGAAAAAAGAGGTCAAATTGAATCGAATGTGACTTTTTGA
- the LOC136930870 gene encoding protein SLC31A2-like isoform X2 — protein MTFHLRTNLNLLFETWNIESTKVLIGSCIGVLFVSLLYEGLKLYRAKMMHRRTGRRANICSIYRWSQTIMHIMQVIVGYLLMLVVMTYQVYLGIAIVAGAGLGYFIFAGLIGDREPERSSSLPSQTNETPAMVLSVTNLHDFTHNENKGFRKLSLSDLGMENGGLDSETKHAATNFK, from the exons ATGACGTTTCATCTCAGGACAAACCTCAACCTGCTGTTCGAGACTTGGAATATCGAATCAACCAAAG TGCTGATTGGTTCATGTATTGGCGTGCTGTTTGTGTCTTTATTATATGAAGGATTAAAACTATACAGGGCTAAGATGATGCACAGGCGCACTGGACGTAG GGCAAACATTTGCAGCATTTATCGCTGGTCACAAACCATCATGCATATAATGCAAGTGATTGTGGGATACCTGCTAATGCTGGTAGTGATGACGTACCAGGTTTACCTCGGTATTGCTATTGTTGCCGGAGCAGGACTCGGCTACTTTATCTTCGCTGGTCTCATAGGCGATAGAGAACCCGAGAGGTCTTCGTCTCTTCCAAGCCAAACTAATGAAACGCCTGCGATGGTTCTCAGCGTCACGAACCTTCACGACTTCACACACAATGAAAATAAAGGATTCCGCAAACTCAGCCTTTCGGACCTTGGAATGGAAAATGGAGGTTTGGACTCGGAAACAAAGCACGCCgcaacaaatttcaagtga
- the LOC136931270 gene encoding protein SLC31A2-like isoform X2, translating to MFHLRTDASLLFQTWRIQSSTALIGACLVAFLFAAFHEGLKILRQWLMSKYLLNLIWSLQQSSHSEAGENHIQDNEGPLCRKGTTLKPKEIQLTEKRTWRQDIYLWQTLLYTLQVAVGYMLMLTVMTYNTWLGVAVLAGVGTGYLAFSVVFPDHLIFRTTHREGLLLEDLSHRNMYPA from the exons ATGTTCCATCTCAGAACGGATGCGTCACTCCTATTTCAAACCTGGAGGATTCAGTCTTCAACCG CCCTTATTGGAGCCTGTTTGGTTGCTTTTCTATTCGCTGCTTTCCATGAAGGCCTAAAAATCCTAAGACAGTGGCTAATGTCCAAATATCTCCTTAACTTAATTTGGAGTCTCCAGCAATCGTCACATTCAGAGGCTGGCGAAAATCACATCCAAGACAACGAAGGACCACTTTGTAGAAAAGGAACGACTCTGAAGCCTAAGGAGATTCAGTTAACTGAAAAGAG AACATGGAGACAGGATATCTACTTGTGGCAAACTCTTCTGTACACACTACAAGTAGCTGTGGGATACATGTTGATGCTAACAGTGATGACATATAACACGTGGCTTGGTGTTGCAGTGCTTGCTGGAGTGGGGACTGGTTACCTGGCATTTTCAGTCGTCTTCCCAGATCACTTGATTTTTCGAACAACGCATCGTGAGGGTCTTCTTTTAGAGGATCTCTCTCATAGAAACATGTATCCAGCTTAA
- the LOC136931270 gene encoding protein SLC31A2-like isoform X1 → MEMFHLRTDASLLFQTWRIQSSTALIGACLVAFLFAAFHEGLKILRQWLMSKYLLNLIWSLQQSSHSEAGENHIQDNEGPLCRKGTTLKPKEIQLTEKRTWRQDIYLWQTLLYTLQVAVGYMLMLTVMTYNTWLGVAVLAGVGTGYLAFSVVFPDHLIFRTTHREGLLLEDLSHRNMYPA, encoded by the exons ATG GAGATGTTCCATCTCAGAACGGATGCGTCACTCCTATTTCAAACCTGGAGGATTCAGTCTTCAACCG CCCTTATTGGAGCCTGTTTGGTTGCTTTTCTATTCGCTGCTTTCCATGAAGGCCTAAAAATCCTAAGACAGTGGCTAATGTCCAAATATCTCCTTAACTTAATTTGGAGTCTCCAGCAATCGTCACATTCAGAGGCTGGCGAAAATCACATCCAAGACAACGAAGGACCACTTTGTAGAAAAGGAACGACTCTGAAGCCTAAGGAGATTCAGTTAACTGAAAAGAG AACATGGAGACAGGATATCTACTTGTGGCAAACTCTTCTGTACACACTACAAGTAGCTGTGGGATACATGTTGATGCTAACAGTGATGACATATAACACGTGGCTTGGTGTTGCAGTGCTTGCTGGAGTGGGGACTGGTTACCTGGCATTTTCAGTCGTCTTCCCAGATCACTTGATTTTTCGAACAACGCATCGTGAGGGTCTTCTTTTAGAGGATCTCTCTCATAGAAACATGTATCCAGCTTAA